In Mycolicibacter virginiensis, the DNA window GTCTGCAGCGCACTGCTGATGTCGGTGGAATCGCCGCCCTGGATGGCCTCCCAAACGTGCCAGGCGGCCACCTGCGGCGCGACGATCAGGTCGCGGAAGTCGACGAACAGTCCGGTAAGCAGATCCGGGGTCTGCGGAACAGCGGTCCCGTTCCAGCTGACCAGTGTCCAGCCGTCGGTCGGGTTGCCCTCGAGGATGGCCTGGCCCGCATTGGGTGGCGGACCGAGCGTTTCGAGCAGCTGCTGCAGTAGTAGCAGGAAGGGAGGGTTTTCGACGTTCATCAGCGCCCAGATCGCGTTCGGGCCGCCGCTGGAGTACGCCACAGCAGCCAGCGGGCCCTCACCTGCGACAGTGTCGTTGTAGATCGTGTCGATGGCGCCGGTGACCTGCTCATCGAACTGCACCCCGTTGATGGAGCCGGGGACCGGCACCAATACGAGGCCGAGGACCCACGCCGCCATCGGCGCGAAATAGCCGATCTCGGTCAGCAGGTCGCGGGGCTGTCCTTCGAAAATGCCTGCGGGGATCTCATTGAGTCCCGCTAGTACCTGTACGTCCATTCCCAGCGCCTGCGCTAGCGGGTCAGCCGTCTCCTGGGTCCGGA includes these proteins:
- a CDS encoding histidine phosphatase family protein, which codes for MWATAGITLVGLGAATVTPAAPAPSAVSVVDIALTADAEQITLDLVRHGQSSDDLNNILGTLPPGAPLTEAGVQQANAVAQAIQQAFPNGISGIYASELIRTQETADPLAQALGMDVQVLAGLNEIPAGIFEGQPRDLLTEIGYFAPMAAWVLGLVLVPVPGSINGVQFDEQVTGAIDTIYNDTVAGEGPLAAVAYSSGGPNAIWALMNVENPPFLLLLQQLLETLGPPPNAGQAILEGNPTDGWTLVSWNGTAVPQTPDLLTGLFVDFRDLIVAPQVAAWHVWEAIQGGDSTDISSALQTGFNDVLAAFTAFPQAVIDTITGALGDSTGVAAASVADGLAGAI